One genomic segment of Novisyntrophococcus fermenticellae includes these proteins:
- a CDS encoding ABC transporter substrate-binding protein produces the protein MKKKLAVIMVLALTAGTLGGCGGGSAESGSSAKEKSTAEESQSSSGDSGDEDKTTLVLWTRDRADASFIQPYIDKYNETNEDGIYVDYQMYTDNFEQALDMAYATDSGPDLVGVSGMTDIFTKYVNQGQYVDIDQYMTNAEKERYASLKTEGITAMDGKMYYVPVFGSTGRLFYNESIFEKCGIKEPPKTMKEMTEDAKIITDKLSGEGVYGFAMNLKSPSSALMRSVDFIVERSGGPKQGYDFATGKYDFSMYKEVMEEFKTIFTTGIAFPGCESLDIDPLRTQFAAGKIGMYISWSHADPGVYANQFPTEEKWNVAQLPTIDGTAFSQSIQPYKGYMITKTCKNPEKAWIACRDLFYSDAFVKAFHEAGLGCVVVDDLKDQVSVPEILKGKEEGLLGADDKFWPATPQELNSQAVVVEGNDQYATFAAMMLGAEDIDSGLQGLTQRYNAALEKGISNGTGKELIIDNWDPANPGK, from the coding sequence ATGAAGAAGAAATTGGCAGTTATCATGGTTCTGGCGCTTACTGCAGGAACCCTTGGCGGGTGCGGAGGAGGTTCCGCAGAATCAGGAAGCAGTGCGAAGGAAAAGTCCACAGCGGAGGAATCCCAGTCCTCTTCGGGGGACAGTGGGGATGAAGATAAAACAACGCTGGTTTTATGGACAAGAGACCGTGCGGATGCAAGCTTTATCCAGCCCTACATAGACAAATATAATGAAACAAACGAAGATGGAATCTATGTTGATTATCAGATGTATACGGATAATTTCGAGCAGGCCCTTGATATGGCATATGCTACCGACAGTGGTCCGGATCTGGTGGGTGTATCCGGGATGACAGATATTTTTACAAAGTATGTAAATCAGGGACAATATGTGGACATTGACCAGTATATGACAAATGCGGAGAAGGAACGCTACGCCAGCTTAAAGACGGAAGGCATCACGGCCATGGATGGAAAGATGTATTATGTTCCTGTTTTTGGCAGTACAGGAAGGCTTTTTTATAATGAAAGTATTTTTGAAAAATGCGGAATAAAGGAACCGCCTAAAACGATGAAGGAAATGACAGAGGATGCGAAAATCATAACCGATAAGCTGTCCGGAGAAGGCGTATATGGTTTTGCGATGAACTTAAAGAGCCCGTCCTCAGCGCTTATGCGTTCTGTGGATTTCATTGTGGAACGTTCGGGTGGCCCAAAACAGGGGTATGATTTTGCCACAGGAAAATATGATTTTTCCATGTATAAAGAGGTTATGGAAGAATTCAAAACCATATTTACGACTGGAATTGCATTTCCGGGATGCGAGTCTCTGGATATAGATCCACTCAGGACCCAGTTTGCAGCAGGTAAGATTGGGATGTATATTTCCTGGTCCCATGCAGATCCCGGCGTGTATGCAAACCAGTTCCCGACAGAAGAAAAATGGAACGTTGCACAGCTTCCTACGATAGATGGAACTGCTTTCTCCCAGTCCATTCAGCCGTATAAAGGATATATGATTACAAAAACCTGTAAAAATCCCGAAAAAGCCTGGATTGCATGCAGAGATTTATTTTATTCGGATGCGTTTGTAAAAGCATTCCATGAAGCAGGACTTGGATGTGTAGTGGTGGATGATTTAAAAGACCAGGTTTCAGTGCCTGAAATTTTAAAAGGAAAGGAAGAAGGCTTATTGGGTGCTGATGATAAATTCTGGCCGGCAACACCGCAGGAATTGAACAGTCAGGCGGTCGTGGTGGAAGGAAATGATCAGTATGCCACATTTGCAGCCATGATGCTTGGAGCAGAGGATATTGACAGTGGACTTCAAGGGTTAACACAACGGTACAATGCAGCACTTGAAAAGGGAATTTCAAATGGTACAGGAAAAGAGTTGATCATTGATAATTGGGATCCGGCAAATCCCGGCAAATGA
- a CDS encoding carbohydrate ABC transporter permease, producing the protein MKRRKGKYRRGWKENIQIYGMLAPNFILFLLLAVYPILWVFRFMFYSYGGLGSGEPVFVGLDNFKRLFTNDPIFWKSVVNTFIYAAGKIGLVIPMAFFAAMMLNRKNLRGAGFLRATLFLPTIMSSAVMALIFYLLFNVYNGEVNKYLSLLGITKTPVNWLGEEHAMLTVIIIGIWGGLGNYMIYFLAGLQGIPEDVYESAELDGVNWWQRTWYITLPMLGPVLKMILMISIVLAFQDMSHIMVLTEGGPVNATMVMFLYAYQFFFPIAPGSMVVTQFGYGAAVSVVAAGIVGIVTLLYLAAARKLDKLYD; encoded by the coding sequence ATGAAGAGAAGAAAAGGAAAATACAGGAGGGGATGGAAAGAAAATATCCAGATTTACGGAATGCTAGCTCCGAATTTTATCCTGTTCTTATTATTGGCTGTATACCCGATTTTATGGGTATTCCGATTCATGTTTTATTCCTATGGAGGACTGGGAAGCGGGGAGCCTGTTTTCGTAGGACTTGATAATTTTAAAAGGCTTTTTACAAATGATCCCATATTCTGGAAGTCTGTAGTAAATACCTTTATCTATGCGGCGGGAAAGATTGGACTGGTTATTCCCATGGCTTTTTTCGCCGCGATGATGCTGAACAGAAAGAATCTAAGGGGGGCAGGATTCTTAAGAGCAACTTTGTTCCTGCCTACCATCATGAGCTCCGCTGTTATGGCTCTGATATTTTATCTGTTGTTTAATGTATATAATGGAGAGGTAAATAAATATCTGTCTCTTCTGGGAATTACAAAAACACCGGTTAACTGGCTTGGCGAAGAACATGCCATGCTTACAGTTATCATTATCGGAATCTGGGGTGGTCTTGGAAATTATATGATTTATTTTCTGGCAGGACTTCAGGGGATTCCAGAGGATGTTTATGAGAGTGCTGAGTTGGATGGTGTAAACTGGTGGCAGAGAACCTGGTATATAACGCTGCCTATGCTTGGTCCTGTATTGAAGATGATACTGATGATTTCCATCGTACTTGCATTTCAGGATATGAGTCATATTATGGTTTTGACAGAGGGCGGACCCGTAAATGCCACGATGGTCATGTTCTTATATGCTTACCAGTTCTTCTTCCCGATTGCTCCGGGCTCCATGGTGGTCACCCAGTTCGGATACGGTGCGGCTGTCAGTGTAGTAGCTGCAGGTATCGTAGGTATTGTCACCCTTCTCTATCTGGCGGCTGCGAGAAAACTGGATAAACTTTACGATTGA
- a CDS encoding carbohydrate ABC transporter permease, whose translation MKKISYNIGKILIWIVIAVLILFSVYPVVYALLGSLKTNAELTLGSGILPEGFQWGNYKKAFIDSNFLEYGKNSLIISLATMALAVVTTSLSGYILARFDFAGKKLMTAAYTAMMFVTIGSVALYPITQLLAKVHLQKSMLALVLVLTGAQITNVFLVQGFVSGIPVELDEAAKIDGCSIFRIWWQIIIPLIRPILGVIALFTFRNTWNDYITTLVMTMSNKRLTTLTVAVVQLKYSVFAAAEWHIMLAGASLAIIPVLILYVFTNKQFIAGLTAGSVKG comes from the coding sequence ATGAAAAAAATATCGTATAATATTGGAAAGATTCTAATTTGGATCGTAATTGCCGTACTGATTCTATTTTCTGTCTATCCAGTGGTGTATGCACTGCTTGGCTCGTTAAAAACGAATGCGGAATTGACATTGGGCTCCGGTATATTGCCCGAAGGCTTCCAGTGGGGAAATTATAAAAAGGCATTTATTGATTCCAATTTTTTGGAGTATGGAAAAAACAGTTTAATTATCAGCCTTGCAACTATGGCATTGGCTGTTGTTACGACCTCGTTATCCGGCTATATTCTGGCAAGGTTTGATTTTGCCGGAAAAAAACTGATGACAGCGGCGTATACCGCCATGATGTTTGTAACCATTGGCTCTGTTGCGCTGTACCCTATTACACAGTTGCTGGCGAAGGTTCACCTTCAGAAATCCATGCTTGCACTTGTACTTGTTTTGACAGGTGCACAGATAACAAATGTTTTTCTGGTTCAGGGCTTTGTAAGTGGGATTCCTGTGGAACTGGATGAAGCGGCGAAGATTGACGGATGCAGCATTTTCCGGATCTGGTGGCAGATCATCATACCTCTGATCCGCCCTATCTTAGGAGTCATTGCACTGTTTACTTTTCGGAATACATGGAATGATTATATAACAACTTTGGTTATGACAATGTCTAATAAGAGATTAACAACGCTTACGGTAGCGGTGGTACAATTGAAATACAGCGTCTTTGCAGCAGCGGAGTGGCATATTATGCTGGCAGGAGCTTCTCTCGCTATCATACCTGTGCTGATACTCTATGTATTTACAAACAAACAGTTTATTGCAGGACTCACCGCGGGATCAGTGAAGGGGTAG